The Nocardia vinacea genome contains the following window.
TCCGTTTCGGGTGACCACGTCGATGAGCATGTCGAGAAAGTGCAGCTGGTTGGCGGTCAGGTGTTGTGAATTGGACGATCTCCCGTGGTTGTCTGTCGGGTGTGCTGTCGAAGGTGGTTCGGGTCGGTGTCCGTGTGCTCGCGTGGGTTGCGACAGTGGCGGGAGCCGCTGGGATCGCGTTGCATTTCAGTCCGTCGGGGTCTCGAATATTGGTCTTGGCGGCCTCCGGTGCGCCCTATCTGATGAGTTCCGCGCTCGTCGGGGTGGTGGCTTTTGTAGCAATGCGGCACCGGAGCGGTTCGGCGGTGGCGAGCATTGTGGTTGCCGCCGCGATGTGGACCCAAGCTCCGTTGTACATCGGTCGTTTCGGCGACGACGGGCACTCGGTGCGGGTGATGCAGGCCAATCTACTGTTCGACGGAGCCGATCCGCGGGCGCTGGTCGATGAGGTTCGCGCGCGGAATATCGCTGTGCTCACCGTCAATGAGCTCACGCCAGCGGCGGTCGAGGCTCTCAGCCGGGCCGGACTGGACCAGTTACTGCCACATCGATATCTTTCGCCCGGCAGAACCGCGACCGGGACGGGGATCTGGAGCAGCTACCCGCTGTCCGAAACCGTCGAATACGACGGGTACGTGCTGAACCAGCTCTCGGCAACGGCGAGTATCCCCGACGTCGGGCCGGTCACGGTATACGCCTTTCACCCGGTGCCACCGGTATACGGCGCACAGGTCTGGGCCGACGAATTGTCCCGCCTGCGCGAAATTCTCGACCAGTCGCCACCGAATCGGCCAGCGATCGTCGGCGGTGACTTCAACGCGACCTACGACCATTCGCAATACCGCGCAATGCTGTCCGGACGTTTCGCCGACGCCACCGAACAAGCCGGTGCCGGACATCTGGTCACCTACCCCACCGACAAGCATTGGCCACCCCTCGTCGGCATCGATCACATTCTCATCGCCGGTGGTCACGCGGTCGCAATGGAAACAGTGTCCCTGCCCGGCGCTGACCACCGCGCCATCGTGGCGGAACTCCTCTTGGACCGCGAGCGCCAGTAACCAACGCGCCGTAGAGATTCAGTGGGTCCGGGGCATGGCTGTGGCGATTTCGCGGCGGGAGCGGAGGTCGAGTTTGGCCAGGATATTCGATACGTGTGACTGAATTGTGCGGCGGGACAAGAACATTTGGGCGGCGATGTCGGTGTTCGACAGGCCTTCGGCGACTTGGGTGGCGACTTTGCGTTCGGTGTCGGTGAGGGCGGCCCAGCCGGACTTGGGACGGTTGCGGGGTCCGCGGACGCCCCGGCGGATTCCGTATGGTCGCACCCGGGCTACCGCGCGGGCGGAATCCCAGGATGCGCCGAGGCCGGAATACAGGTCGATCGCGGTGTCCAATGCGGTGCGGGATTCGGGGCCATGGCCCGCTGCGGCGAGTAGGACGGCGGCGTTTTCGTGCGCCTGGGCCTCGAACAGTGGGCGGCCGGATTGTTGGAATGCGCGGGCGGCCGTGCGGAGGGCGTCGGGGTCGGAGTCGGCGAGGCCCCGGCAGAGCAGGGCCGTTCCGGTGCGCGATGCGGTTGGCTGTCGCGTGCGGAGCAGATCGGCGCCGGCTGCTACCGACCGGGCTACGTGTGCGTCTCCGATATCCGCGGCCAAACGCGCGATGTCCGGGAAGATGTAATGCAGTGTGGCCGCGGCCAATCCGTCGGTGAGTCGCTTGTGAGTGTCGACGAGTAGTTGCAGTGCCAGGTCGGGGCGGCCGCGGGCCTCATGTGTCAGCGCCTTGACCCACGGATGGAAATGCGCGTAGCCGATATTGCCCGGTCGATTGTCCGGTGCGGGCAGTCCATCCGGATCCGGCAGAAATGTGCCGCGGCGAATTCCGATGAGCGTCGCGACGGTGTGCGCGACCGTCGCATAACCGAGCACATCGGGCGTCTGCATACTCGCCGTGCATTCTGCCAGCGCGTCGTCCCAGCGCCCGCCCACCAGATACATTCGCGCCTTGGCGACCAGGTTGGAGGACAGATAGACCCCGCGGAATCGACGGTTGCGACCGATAGCCGTTTTCAGCACCTCCTCGGCGTCGCCGAGCCGATCGAGTTCGATCAAGCAGTGGGCGTAGAGCGCGTACGGATCGAATTGATCGGGCCCGGTCCCGTCGTTGAAGAGGGCCGGGATCCGAGCGCTCAGGTGCAGCGCCGCATCGAGATGGCCCTGGGTATAGCGCACCGCCCCCACCGCCGTGAGTCCGTATCCGGTGGCCAGCGGGTTCCCGGTGCTCTCGCCCAGCGCCACAGCCTGCCGACCGGCCTGCTCGGCCGCCGCGAACCGCTCGAGGAAGAAATTGCCGAGTCCGGACATGCCCAGAAACCGGGCGGCGTTCTCGGCGTCGAGTTCCCTGGTGGACAGCACCTCCTCGGCCACCGCGACCGCATCGGCCAATCGGGCCTGGGCTTGATAGATCTGGGCGAGCAGCCAGCGCAATTCGAGGTCGTCGCCATCCTCCGGCTGGGCGAGGAGTGCCGCACGCACCACCGATTCGGCCTCGGCGGCGTTCCCGTCCCAGAGCAGGGCGTGGATTCTCAGGCGGATCAATACCGAACGCATTGCCGGATCGAGATCCGGCGCGGTGGCGACCCGGCTCAACAACCGTTTCGCCAGTTCGGGCGCGCGGACGATCAGCTTGTCGGCGACACTTATCAGCCAATCCAGGCTGGCCCTATCCAATTCGCGATCTGCGACCGACAAGTAGTAGGCAACCCGTTCGATCGGCGCATCGGTCGACTGGAGTGCCTGTCCGGCCTGCTGGAGCAGATCCGACCGCAGTGAAGCAGGCAGCCGATCGGCCAGCGCGTGCCGGATCAGGTCGTGCCGGAACACCAGCTCGGAGTCGACACGGACGAGCAGCCCGCCGTCCAGCGCCTCGGTGACGGCGCTCCAGGCATCCAGAATCGGGATCTTCAAGACCACGGCCAGATCAGCGACATCGATGGTCGGACCGAGTGCCGCGGCCATCGGCAGCACATCCCGCGACGGACGGGGCAGGAAGTCCAGCCGCTGCGTAATCGCCTCGGTAAGTGAGGCGGACGGGCTCACCACAGCAGCGCCCGCGGGGTCGGCAGTGTCGGCGATCACCCTGATCGCCCCGTCGCGCACCAAGGCGGCCACCAACTCCGTGACATGTAGCGGATTCCCACCGGCCTCGGCCACCTTTTCCAACAACCGAGGTCCCGGTTCGGCACCGACCAGATGACGCACGAGCTCCGCGGTATCCGTGTCGAGCAGAGCGCCGAGCCGCAGCACCGGAGCCTGCCGTGCCAGCAGTTCGGCCGATAGGGCGGCGAAGTCCGGATCGCGCGGCAGTGGCCGGGCCGCGAGCACCAGCAGTAGCGGCAACTCGTCGGCAAGGTTGCAGAGCCGGTGCAGCAGCCTCAGGCTCGAACGATCAGCCCAGTGCACGTCGTCCATGACCAGGGCAATCGGGCCCGCCGCGCACCAGTTATCGATCTGGTCCAGAATCGCCTCGGCGATGGCGAGTTCATGGGTTGCGGCCACATCGCCCACGCGATCTCCACTGCGTAACGCGTCGATCGGCGAGGTCGTGCCCGCGTCGTTCAGCCAGGAGCGCACGCCGGCGAACGGCACACCCTGCCGCAACTCCGCGGCTGTACCGATACGGATGTGAAGGCCCGCTGCCGCCAATGGAATTCGCGCCGCTTCCAGCAGTGCCGATTTGCCGATTCCCGGCTCGCCCTCGATCAAAACGACGCACCCGCGACCGGCGGCCGCCCGCTGACCGAGTGCCGCCAGACTCGCTAGTTCGGCATCGCGACCCACGAACGCGGTCGCGAGGGAATCCTGCACGCGGGTGAGTGTAAGGGGCCGGACCCGGATTTTGTCCTGGTAGCGACCTTGCCTACACTAGAGCGGTTGCTCGGGCACTTCTGTGTCCGCATGTCCCTGATGCGATGCTGCATCGACGTGTGGACGGCCCTCGCACCGAGAGCTCATATGAGAACTCAATCCGGTCGGCAAGTGTCGGCCGGACCGCCGAATTGCTATAGGCCCACGGCTGGCGTGCCGATGTGTACGCGGGTGTTGCATGGGAACCGTAGCGAGAAAGGTGTCAAGGTCGAACTATGACCATGACTGATCCGATCGCAGACTTCCTGACACGTCTGCGCAACGCCAACTCGGCGTACCACGATCAGGTGAAGGCTCCGCACTCGAAGCTCAAGGCGAATATCGCCGAGATTCTCAAGCGCGAGGGTTACATCGCCGACTACCGGACCGAAGACGCGCCCGTGGGTAAGACCCTGGTCGTCGACCTCAAGTACGGCCAGAGCCGTGAGCGCAGCCTGCAGGGCCTGCGTCGCGTGTCGAAGCCGGGTCTGCGTGTGTACGCGAAGTCCACCAACCTGCCCAAGGTCCTGGGCGGCCTCGGCGTGGCGATCATCTCCACGTCGACCGGTCTGCTCACCGATCGTCAGGCGGCCAAGCAGGGCGTGGGCGGCGAAGTCCTCGCCTACGTCTGGTAAGGGAGGTAGGACAAATGTCGCGTATTGGTAAGAAGCCCATCGCCATTCCTGCCGGTGTCGAGGTCGCCATCGACGGCCAGAGCGTGGCGGTGAAGGGCCCCAAGGGCACCCTGACCCACGTCGTCGCCGAGCCGATCATCGTCACCAAGGGTGAGGACGGCCAGCTCGAGGTCGCCCGACCGGACGACCAGCGCCAGAACCGCTCGCTGCACGGCCTGACCCGCACCCTGGTCTCGAACATGATCGAGGGCGTAACCAAGGGCTACGAGAAGAAGATGGAAATCTTCGGAGTCGGTTACCGTGTCGCCGCCAAGGGCTCGAACCTGGAGTTCGCCCTCGGCTACTCGCATCCGGTGCCGATCGAGGCCCCGGAGGGCATCACCTTCGCGGTGGAATCGCCCACCAAGTTCTCCGTGTCCGGAATCGACAAGCAGAAGGTCGGCCAGATCTCCGCTGTCATCCACGGACTGCGTAAGCCCGATCCCTACAAGGGCAAGGGCATCCGCTACGCCGGCGAGGTCGTTCGCCGCAAGGTCGGAAAGACGGGTAAGTGATCATGGCGCAAACCGAAAATCAGAAGGCCAAGCGCGTTCCGCGTGGCAAGGACGTGTCGACGACGCGTCGTCTGTCGAAGACCCGCCGTCACTTCCGTCTGCGCAAGAAGGTCGTCGGCACCACCGAGCGTCCGCGTCTGGTGGTCAACCGCTCCTCGCGTCACCTGCACGCACAGCTCATCGACGACTCGATCGGCAAGACCATTGCCGCCGCGTCCTCGATCGAGGTCGATGTGCGCGCACTGGACGGCGACAAGTCGGCCAAGGGCAAGAAGGTCGGCGAACTGATCGCCGAGCGTGCCAAGGCCGCCGGTATCGAGGCCGTCGTGTTCGACCGTGGTGGTCACGACTACCACGGCCGTATCGCGGCGCTGGCCGATGCCGCTCGCGAAGGTGGGTTGAAGTTCTGATGACTGCAAACAATTACGGAAGGAACGTCTGATGCCGGGACGTCAGAGGCGTGACGGCGGCAGCGGACCCGCCGGACAGCAGAATGGTGCCGCCGGTGGCGGCGACAGCCGTGACGGCCGCGGCGGTGGCCGTGATCGTCGTGGCGGTGGTGACCGTCG
Protein-coding sequences here:
- a CDS encoding endonuclease/exonuclease/phosphatase family protein, giving the protein MNWTISRGCLSGVLSKVVRVGVRVLAWVATVAGAAGIALHFSPSGSRILVLAASGAPYLMSSALVGVVAFVAMRHRSGSAVASIVVAAAMWTQAPLYIGRFGDDGHSVRVMQANLLFDGADPRALVDEVRARNIAVLTVNELTPAAVEALSRAGLDQLLPHRYLSPGRTATGTGIWSSYPLSETVEYDGYVLNQLSATASIPDVGPVTVYAFHPVPPVYGAQVWADELSRLREILDQSPPNRPAIVGGDFNATYDHSQYRAMLSGRFADATEQAGAGHLVTYPTDKHWPPLVGIDHILIAGGHAVAMETVSLPGADHRAIVAELLLDRERQ
- a CDS encoding helix-turn-helix transcriptional regulator, yielding MQDSLATAFVGRDAELASLAALGQRAAAGRGCVVLIEGEPGIGKSALLEAARIPLAAAGLHIRIGTAAELRQGVPFAGVRSWLNDAGTTSPIDALRSGDRVGDVAATHELAIAEAILDQIDNWCAAGPIALVMDDVHWADRSSLRLLHRLCNLADELPLLLVLAARPLPRDPDFAALSAELLARQAPVLRLGALLDTDTAELVRHLVGAEPGPRLLEKVAEAGGNPLHVTELVAALVRDGAIRVIADTADPAGAAVVSPSASLTEAITQRLDFLPRPSRDVLPMAAALGPTIDVADLAVVLKIPILDAWSAVTEALDGGLLVRVDSELVFRHDLIRHALADRLPASLRSDLLQQAGQALQSTDAPIERVAYYLSVADRELDRASLDWLISVADKLIVRAPELAKRLLSRVATAPDLDPAMRSVLIRLRIHALLWDGNAAEAESVVRAALLAQPEDGDDLELRWLLAQIYQAQARLADAVAVAEEVLSTRELDAENAARFLGMSGLGNFFLERFAAAEQAGRQAVALGESTGNPLATGYGLTAVGAVRYTQGHLDAALHLSARIPALFNDGTGPDQFDPYALYAHCLIELDRLGDAEEVLKTAIGRNRRFRGVYLSSNLVAKARMYLVGGRWDDALAECTASMQTPDVLGYATVAHTVATLIGIRRGTFLPDPDGLPAPDNRPGNIGYAHFHPWVKALTHEARGRPDLALQLLVDTHKRLTDGLAAATLHYIFPDIARLAADIGDAHVARSVAAGADLLRTRQPTASRTGTALLCRGLADSDPDALRTAARAFQQSGRPLFEAQAHENAAVLLAAAGHGPESRTALDTAIDLYSGLGASWDSARAVARVRPYGIRRGVRGPRNRPKSGWAALTDTERKVATQVAEGLSNTDIAAQMFLSRRTIQSHVSNILAKLDLRSRREIATAMPRTH
- the rpsH gene encoding 30S ribosomal protein S8, which translates into the protein MTMTDPIADFLTRLRNANSAYHDQVKAPHSKLKANIAEILKREGYIADYRTEDAPVGKTLVVDLKYGQSRERSLQGLRRVSKPGLRVYAKSTNLPKVLGGLGVAIISTSTGLLTDRQAAKQGVGGEVLAYVW
- the rplF gene encoding 50S ribosomal protein L6 — translated: MSRIGKKPIAIPAGVEVAIDGQSVAVKGPKGTLTHVVAEPIIVTKGEDGQLEVARPDDQRQNRSLHGLTRTLVSNMIEGVTKGYEKKMEIFGVGYRVAAKGSNLEFALGYSHPVPIEAPEGITFAVESPTKFSVSGIDKQKVGQISAVIHGLRKPDPYKGKGIRYAGEVVRRKVGKTGK
- the rplR gene encoding 50S ribosomal protein L18; translation: MAQTENQKAKRVPRGKDVSTTRRLSKTRRHFRLRKKVVGTTERPRLVVNRSSRHLHAQLIDDSIGKTIAAASSIEVDVRALDGDKSAKGKKVGELIAERAKAAGIEAVVFDRGGHDYHGRIAALADAAREGGLKF